The Xyrauchen texanus isolate HMW12.3.18 chromosome 17, RBS_HiC_50CHRs, whole genome shotgun sequence DNA window attgctcttcacaatcacaaaagtgactgatTGTGGTTTCAAAACTGAGAATTTCTCagaaacaacagaacaacaaTGCCCTCTTGTGAACACAGCGTAGAAGGGCTGGAGAAagtgtagatttttttttgttaaaaaaaagacttaaatattgatcttttctcactgtcatgttgcttctgaagacatggatttaaccaatagaGTCTTATGGAGAACCTTTATACTGCCTtggtgtgcttttggagcttcaaagttctggtcgccattcacttgcattgtatggacctgcagagctgaaatattattttaaaaatctgtgttcagcagaagaaggaaagacatacacatctgaggtgtcatgacggtgagtaaacaatgagagaatttaaattttttggtcaactatccctttcTTTCTCCATAGTTCATGATAGGTTTATGTCTTTAGATGTCATGTTTTTATTTACCTCTACCTCGCCAAATACTTCATGTATAATTATTCATGCATCATGGCTTTTTAGTTAGTATCAAAAACACAGAGATGTCAAGAGGAGAGGAGATTGTCACCACAAGAGATCATTGATACCTGTGGACACCATTTATTCATGTTCAAACCAGAGGGTTGGAGTGAACCCACTGACCAAACATGAGACATGATCCTTCATACAAAAGCTTTAGACAAGCTAACAGAGGTGTTGTTACTGTTGCTCAAGCGGTTGAAATATGACACACAAGATACTTGTTGTAGTTGAATCCAGGGAGAAAGATTTTTGTAACAAAGTCACCGGCATGATCATATCAAGGACAAATATAACTTGCTTGATGAGCTACAATCGAAAGCACTCACTGGCCTCTTGAGCAATGAATAGCACTCAATCTCCCATGCTCACGTGCAGCAGATCAGTTTCCGCTTGATGCAGAGTCACATGCGGCGCCTGTTCAGTTTCACTTCCGCGTTGGGACAACAACGACTAAATCCTATCAATCATGCAATTGTTTTAACGTGAATATTGACAGGATTGCGTAGCTTCACTGTGCGGATCGATGCCTGTGGAGATTTTGACGTGATGTTGTTTAGTGTTATTTAAGGACACTGTTACGACTGTTCAGGAAGGAGAAATTGAGACCCCATTAAGGCTGGGCACAACTAGTTAGGACACACTCGCTTATATTTATTACAGTAAATACAGTAGCAGTGTTTCTGCGCATTCTGAAAGGTATGTTTGGGTTCAACTGAGTGCATTTTTCTATTTCATATAAATGTATAACGGTAGCTAATATCAACAGCATGTTGTTGCTTCATGTGTTGCCTGAGTAAAGTTACTCTTGGCTAGTTGCTTCAGAACTTTCGAACTGTTTGAGATCCACTCAGTTCAATAATTAGTGCATGATGTGATCCTGATGAAGGTATGTTGTGTTGCATTTACTTCTAGGCTCCTTGAAGTGGCCCTTTATAATTTGATGTGTGAAAGGATCcactaataattatataatcattCAATAGCCTATATATCTATGTGTATGATATTAATACTTATATACTGAGTCTGTATGCTGCAATATTTAGTATGtgtgtattatctatctatctatctgtctgtctgtctgttaatggATAAATGGGCTGGCCACATTAAATAATGCAGTGTCTTTTCCCCATCAGGTGCTCCTCCTGAAAGTCATGTTGCTGTCAGTGAGCATAATCGCTCCACTGTTCGTACTGCTTGTAGGAGTGCGAGCGAAGAACAACAACACGGATAACTGCAAGCTGCTTGCCGAGAGTGAATCAGAAAGAAAAGTGCTCCGTTCACTGGAGCCCCTGACCAAACAAAAGTAAGCCACATTTGAAGTCAGTCTTGATGTATGTATGTAGGTTGTTAAAGTTGGAGATTTCATACATATCTTCATATTAACAGCTTCACCGTGGAGGGTGAGGAGAAGGACAAATACACCTACATTTTTCAGGTGTGTGGTGACGCGGATGGACTGAAGAATACAGGTCTTGTGCAGAGAGCCAAGGACAGTGGAAAGCAGACCCCAATTGGGAACTACACTCGTACTCGAGCTATTGGAGGAAGTAtgttagaggaatagttcacccaaaaataaatcatttactcaccctcatgccatcccaaagaTATTTAAGAATATttgaaagaatatttcagttctgtaggtccatacaatgaaagtgaacggtgaccaaagtgccatctagtgctccgCGCATGAATCCAGCACTAGGAagtgcaatcgagcttgaaatcatgattgttcctagagactgcaatggcaagatgtactgtgaaaaagaagttacattttagtctgttctcacccaaaactgctaaattacttcagaagacatggattaaaccactggcattttataaattacttttatgctgccatgatgtgatttttggagcttcaaagttttggtcagccTTCACTTGCATAGCTGAGATagtctcctaaaaatctttgtgttcagtggaagaaagtcatacacttctgggatgacGTGAGGGTGaacttttaattgttggtgaactattcctttaaggtatttTTACCATTACACATAATATAGTTTCAGTCATTCATTTTATTAGTACTTTTTTGTGTTTAATGCATCTATAGGGCAAGAATATTTAGGACAGAATTTTTTTCAACCATTTTGCTACAAATATACTTTTCTGAACTTGTTTTATGTATCTTTGTAATTAGATTAtagatatataataataaaaaatcattaATTAATTATGCATTGTCTAATATACATTTTCTGCTGATACTTTATGCATAATGACCTTTGTATTTATCTTGTGTTGTAGGTACTTAGTATCGGATACATAGGAATGCAGATTGATTTCAGATCCATATTGTAatcttaaataaaacacaaatactCAAACATCACAAAATGACAGAACTGATTCCGGTGTCACAGGAAGCTGAAATAAGTGATAACTTATTTCCAACCTTAGTTCTCATTTTGTTCTTGTTGTAGGTGACTGGGTTCTGCTCATCTATGAGGGGGGAGAGAAGTATGATAGCCACTGTTCAAAAGAGCCAAGAAAAGCAATGATTATGATTTCTTGCAGCAAAAAAGCTACAGAGGTATGAATTTTGTAAAAGTAAAATTGAGCTATAATGATTGGCCTATTCATAGATATTTGCCTAAAtgctataaattatatttttgctgaAAAATCTGTAATGCAAACTTATAAAAACAGGATTCCTTGCATTAGCACCTTCTCACTTATGTAAGGTATACACAAACATTTTTGACCTTATAACATTCTGCTGTAGCAGAAAATAACTCGAATGACTGCATTGTTTCAGCTCACTAATTGTGTTTGTTATTGATTTCTTTGTTTGCCCTTTTGTCAGAGTAAATTTTCTGTGGTTCTGGAGGACAGGGAGAGGCAACAGGACTGTTATTACTTGTTTGAGCTGGACACCAATGTAATCTGCCCTGTAACTCCATCTAAACTCAGTGCTGGCTCAATACTGCTCATTGTGTGAGTGCTTGAAAATTCTCAGAATATTCAGTTACA harbors:
- the LOC127657977 gene encoding cation-dependent mannose-6-phosphate receptor-like, which encodes MLLSVSIIAPLFVLLVGVRAKNNNTDNCKLLAESESERKVLRSLEPLTKQNFTVEGEEKDKYTYIFQVCGDADGLKNTGLVQRAKDSGKQTPIGNYTRTRAIGGSDWVLLIYEGGEKYDSHCSKEPRKAMIMISCSKKATESKFSVVLEDRERQQDCYYLFELDTNVICPVTPSKLSAGSILLIVAFSCLAVYLTGGFLYQRLVVGAKGVEQFPNYAFWSEIGNLSADGCDFVCRSRGNREEPPTYRGVATEPLGEEPEERDDHLLPM